Within the Deltaproteobacteria bacterium genome, the region GGACCTCGGCGACAAGCGGGACGAGCTCCAATCTCAGCGCGATGCGATGCCGAGAGGATCCTCGCGTGGAGATGCCGGCCGGATTTCCGCGGAGATCAAGCGGCTGAACGACAGGATCAGTTCAGAGCGCGACTCGATCCGCCATGCAAAGGACCGCAAGCGGCAGGCGCGTTCCTTCTACCTGGAGCGAAAGCAGGAGTGGCAGAAACTTATAACGGAACGGAATTCCATTCAGAACGAGATTCGCTCGATCGACCGGAAGATGCAATCGCTGTCCGGTAAAAGGTAGGGCGAGACGGGGCGCGGACTATTTCGCCATGTCGGCGTACTTTTTCGCGTTTTGCTTGTCGCCGATCGCTTCGTATGACTTGGACAGGTACCCCGCCGCCTGCTTCGTGGGCAACAGGTCCATGCTTCTCGAAAGCTCCGGGATAGCTCCCCGATAGTCCCTCTGCTGGTACCGAAGCACGCCGAAAAGGAAGTGCGGCTCGAAGAACTCGCCGTCGAGCTGGATCGACCGGCGCAGGGAATTCTCCGCGGCAGGGTAGTTCTTCTGGATCAGGTACACTCGCCCCGCGGACGAGTGGAGCGGGGCCTGCTCCGGTTGCCGCGAGACAGCTTCCCGGTACCTGTCGAGCGCTTCGCCGTATTTTTTCTCTTTCAGGCGCTTGTCCCCTTCGTCGGCGATGTCGTATGACTTCTGCACTTCCCGGATGTCCGCGGTGCTTCGCATGAATGCCGTTTCGTTGAAAGTGTAGTTCGGATTGCGCACGGTGTCCGGGTACCGCTCCGCGATCCTCGCGCGTGCGTTGTCCAGCCGTTCCCTGGAAAACGGGTGGGTGCGGAAGAGCCCCTCAACGAACATGGGGTTCTTCCCCTTTTCGAGCTCGCGGTAGAAGTATTCCTGAAGCCGGATCGCCCCTTCCGGGTTGTATCCCGCACGCACCATGTAGTCGATCCCCAGCCAGTCGGCTTCCCGCTCCTGGTCGCGGGAGAACCCGTTTTCGAGGAGCGATGTGGTGATGCTCGAGACCTCCATCACACCGGCCCTTTTTCCCGCCGCGGCCGATATCCCCGTGAGCAGCAGGTTGGCGGCCATCGCCCGCTGATAACCCGCAAGCGAATGTTTCGCCGTGACGTGCCCGGTTTCGTGTCCAAGGACCGCCGCCAGCTCCGCCTCGCTCTTCAGGTGGACGAGCAGTCCCCGGTTGATCACGATGAAGCCGCCGGGAAGCGCGAACGCATTGGGAACGGAGGAATTGAGCACCCGGTAGCGATAGTTCAGGTTCGGCCTGTGGGAGACGCGGGCGAGCCGCATCCCGACGGACTGGACGTACTCTTCAAGCGCCCGGTCCCGGTAGAAGCCTCCCTGCTGCTGGACGGCGGGCGTATACGCCTTCGCGCCGAGAGCGATCTCCTCCTGCTCCGAGAACGATACGATGGAGAGCTCGGACCTTCCCGTGACGGGGTTTACTGCGCAGCTGTAGGCGATAAGCGCGAGGAAGACGAACAGGAGCAGGATGACGGCGATGCCTTTGTGGGAACGCTGACCCATCACGGATCCCTCTCCCGACACGCGAGTATTCAGGCTCACGCCATGTACAAAAAACCGGCACTTAAAAACAGGGACGTTCTTAAAAACTTTCACCTGCGGATTTCCCCTGATTATTCCACGCGGCCGGGAATGGCCGCAACCCCGGGTCTGCACCCCGCGTCTGCCCATGTTCCTGTTCCATCCGGAGGCGTCGTCGGACACATCCCATGAACCTTGCGGGTCAAGCAGTGGATCTTGGTGCAAAATGCCGATTGGGATATAAGAGAAAAAACGAAAACGGGGAGGTGCGACTGTGGCCGGCAAACGGAGGAAGCGGTGGCATCCCCCCGGCACGATGCCGGGAACCCTTGCGGCCCACGCTGAAGCCGGTACCGGCCCGGTGCGGATCGCACTCATCAAGTACGACCGGGCGGCTTTCGAGGAGAGGATTCTTCCCGCCGGGGAAATCCCGTCAGTCTCCGCTCCCGCAGCAGGCGTTCTTTGGATCGATGTCCGCGGCCTTTCCGATCCGTCGGCGGTGAGGGCGATAGGGGAGCGGTTCGGATTCCACCCGCTGGCGCTCGAAGACGTCCTGAACGTTCCCCAAAGGCCCAAGGTGGAGCTGTATGAGGGGAACCTTCTCATCGTCCTTCGCGAAGTCCGCTACCCGGAAAGCCCGGAGCAGGTGAGCATATTCCTGGGAGAGCGCGTGGTGGTGACGTTCCAGGAACGGCCCGGGGACTGCTTCGAGCCGATCCGCGAACGGATCCGCAAGGGGACGGGGTTCATAAGGAACGAGGGGGCGGATTTCCTCGCCTACGCCCTCTGCGACGCCGTGATCGACGCCTACTTCCCGTCCCTCGAAAAACTGGGGGACGAAGTAGAGGAACTGGAGGAAAGGGTGATCCGCCATCCCGTACCCGAGACATTGCGGGAGATACACCGTGTGAAAAAACGGATACTCGAGATACGACGGGCGGTGTGGCCCGCAAGGGACGCGATGAACGAGCTGCTGCGCGAGGAATCCCCACTGGTGCGGCAGGAGACGAAGGTATTCCTGAGGGACTGCTACGACCATACCGTGCAGGTGATGGACATGGTGGAGACGCACCGCGAGACGGCGTCGGGCATCGTAGACGAGTACATGTCGTCCGTATCGAACCGGATGAACGAAATCATGAAGGTGCTCACCGTGATCGCGACGATCTTCATCCCCTTGACGTTCGTCGTCGGCATCTACGGGATGAACTTCGACCCGCAGGCGTCCCCGTACAATATGCCGGAGCTCCACTGGAAATACGGCTATCCGGTTGTCCTGTTCGTCATGGGCGCCATCGCAGCGGGGATGCTGTACTACTTCCGCAGGAAGAAGTGGCTCTGAGTGTTGACAGCCAAGGGGGAGTCGATATGCGAAGCGCATTAGTCGTAGCGGCGGTAATTGCCGTCGCGATCGCGGCGGCAGCCTGCGGCGGGAAAAAGGACGAAACGCTGATCGCGGCCTCCGGCCATGTCGAAGCGACGGACGTGCGTATTTCGAGCAAGGTCGGGGGAAAACTGAAGGAACTGCCCCTGAAGGAAGGCGACGTGGTGGCGCCGGGGCAGGTCGTCGCACGGATAGACACTGTGGATCTTCGCCTTTCCCTCGGCGCAACGCTCGCGGAGCGCGACCAGGCGAAAGCCGACCTGGCCCTGCGGCTTGCCGGAGAGCGGAAGGAAGACATAGCCCAGGCGGAGGCAAGGGTGGCCGCGGCGGAAGCCGACCTGGATGGGAAGCAGAAGGAGCTTGGCCGGAGGCAGGGGCTCCTGGACACTGGCTCCGGGACGGTGAAATCCCGGGACGACGCCCTTGCGCAGCGCGATGTCGCCGCGAAAACCCTGGAAGGAGAGAAGGAGAGGCTGCGGCGTCTCAAGGCGGGGTTCAGGAAGGAGGAGATCGACGCGGCGCGGGCGCGGCTTGCCGCCGCCGAGGCGCGCATCGCGCAGATCCGGCAGCAAATGGAAGACGCGACGGTGACAAGCCCCCTTGCCGGGTTCGTGACCGGGAAGGTGGCGGAGCAGGGGGAGCTGATATCCGCCGGGACGCCGTTGCTCGTCGTGACCGACCTTGCGGACGCCTGGCTGACGATATACATTGCGGAGCCCGACCTTGGCCGCATCCGCGTCGGCCAGGAGGTCGAAGTTGTCACGGACGCGGGCCAGAAGAGGAAAGGCAAGGTCACTTATGTCTCCCCGAAGGCCGAATTCACCCCGAAGAACGTCCAGACAAGGGACGAACGGGTGAAACTCGTCTACAAGGTCAAGGTGGGCCTTGAAAACGGGGACGGGCTGTTCAAGCCGGGCATGCCCGCCGAGGCCCGGATTCCGGCGAAGGGGTAGGGTCGTGGGCGGCGCGGATGCCGTGGTCCAGATC harbors:
- a CDS encoding M48 family metalloprotease, giving the protein MGQRSHKGIAVILLLFVFLALIAYSCAVNPVTGRSELSIVSFSEQEEIALGAKAYTPAVQQQGGFYRDRALEEYVQSVGMRLARVSHRPNLNYRYRVLNSSVPNAFALPGGFIVINRGLLVHLKSEAELAAVLGHETGHVTAKHSLAGYQRAMAANLLLTGISAAAGKRAGVMEVSSITTSLLENGFSRDQEREADWLGIDYMVRAGYNPEGAIRLQEYFYRELEKGKNPMFVEGLFRTHPFSRERLDNARARIAERYPDTVRNPNYTFNETAFMRSTADIREVQKSYDIADEGDKRLKEKKYGEALDRYREAVSRQPEQAPLHSSAGRVYLIQKNYPAAENSLRRSIQLDGEFFEPHFLFGVLRYQQRDYRGAIPELSRSMDLLPTKQAAGYLSKSYEAIGDKQNAKKYADMAK
- the corA gene encoding magnesium/cobalt transporter CorA, which gives rise to MPGTLAAHAEAGTGPVRIALIKYDRAAFEERILPAGEIPSVSAPAAGVLWIDVRGLSDPSAVRAIGERFGFHPLALEDVLNVPQRPKVELYEGNLLIVLREVRYPESPEQVSIFLGERVVVTFQERPGDCFEPIRERIRKGTGFIRNEGADFLAYALCDAVIDAYFPSLEKLGDEVEELEERVIRHPVPETLREIHRVKKRILEIRRAVWPARDAMNELLREESPLVRQETKVFLRDCYDHTVQVMDMVETHRETASGIVDEYMSSVSNRMNEIMKVLTVIATIFIPLTFVVGIYGMNFDPQASPYNMPELHWKYGYPVVLFVMGAIAAGMLYYFRRKKWL
- a CDS encoding efflux RND transporter periplasmic adaptor subunit — protein: MRSALVVAAVIAVAIAAAACGGKKDETLIAASGHVEATDVRISSKVGGKLKELPLKEGDVVAPGQVVARIDTVDLRLSLGATLAERDQAKADLALRLAGERKEDIAQAEARVAAAEADLDGKQKELGRRQGLLDTGSGTVKSRDDALAQRDVAAKTLEGEKERLRRLKAGFRKEEIDAARARLAAAEARIAQIRQQMEDATVTSPLAGFVTGKVAEQGELISAGTPLLVVTDLADAWLTIYIAEPDLGRIRVGQEVEVVTDAGQKRKGKVTYVSPKAEFTPKNVQTRDERVKLVYKVKVGLENGDGLFKPGMPAEARIPAKG